One window of the Nicotiana tabacum cultivar K326 chromosome 4, ASM71507v2, whole genome shotgun sequence genome contains the following:
- the LOC107778498 gene encoding putative polygalacturonase At1g80170: protein MGKMRSSSISYFNFSSYSTSVALFASLYSIYFVLISANVNGFDSVIQLPTSASVRNTTRKSETLFDVGDFGAIGDGITDDTNSFKDAWDKACSSASRSKIVIPGGYSFLVRPLNFAGPCRSKVSLRIAGTILAPKDLEVWDGLNPRKWLYFRSMKHLTIEGGGTINGMGQEWWARSCKVNKTNPCQHAPTALTFHRCNNLKVRNIEILNSQQMHLAFTDCKHVAVSHLAVLAPADSPNTDGIHISSSTQINIKDCTIGTGDDCISIVGNSSRIKVRNIVCGPGHGISIGSLGKSNSMSQVYNVHVNGASISNTENGVRIKTWQGGTGFVRKITFESVWMENVSNPIIIDQYYCDSLLPCSNKTSNIRIDSISFVGIKGTSATEKAITVACSDSCPCRKLYLEDVQLTSFSGDPITSFCWEAYGSSSGLNYPPPCFSCNDSILQPTVLSNWSQSI from the exons ATGGGGAAGATGAGATCTTCCTCCATCTCTTACTTTAATTTCTCGTCTTATTCCACCTCCGTCGCACTCTTCGCATCGCTATACAGTATCTATTTCGTCTTGATTTCAGCAAATGTGAATGGGTTTGATTCAGTGATACAGCTCCCTACATCTGCGTCTGTGAGGAACACAACCCGCAAATCAGAAACCCTTTTTGATGTCGGTGACTTTGGAGCAATTGGAGATGGCATCACCGACGACACTAAT TCTTTTAAAGATGCTTGGGACAAGGCCTGCTCTTCAGCATCACGATCGAAAATTGTCATCCCTGGCGGATATTCTTTCTTAGTTCGGCCACTTAATTTTGCTGGTCCTTGCCGGTCAAAGGTGTCTTTAAGG ATTGCAGGTACTATTCTAGCGCCTAAGGATCTTGAAGTCTGGGATGGCTTGAATCCACGAAAATGGCTCTATTTCCGTAGTATGAAACACCTGACAATAGAAGGAGGAGGAACTATAAATGGTATGGGCCAGGAGTGGTGGGCTCGGTCATGCAAGGTCAACAAAACAAAT CCGTGTCAACATGCTCCAACG GCTTTAACTTTCCATAGATGCAACAACCTGAAAGTCAGGAACATAGAGATCCTTAATAGTCAACAAATGCATTTAGCATTTACTGATTGCAAACATGTTGCAGTATCACATCTCGCAGTCTTAGCCCCAGCTGATAGCCCTAATACCGATGGAATCCACATAAGTTCATCTACACAGATCAATATCAAGGATTGCACTATTGGCACAG GAGATGACTGCATATCTATTGTCGGCAATTCATCACGGATCAAAGTTAGAAACATTGTGTGTGGGCCAGGCCATGGTATAAG CATTGGAAGCTTGGGAAAGTCCAATTCAATGTCTCAAGTTTACAATGTTCATGTTAATGGAGCATCTATTTCCAACACGGAGAACGGTGTTAGAATAAAGACTTGGCAG GGAGGTACCGGGTTTGTCAGAAAGATTACTTTCGAGAGTGTTTGGATGGAAAATGTCTCAAATCCTATCATAATAGACCAATATTACTGTGATTCTCTGCTGCCCTGTTCAAACAAG ACTTCAAACATTCGCATTGACAGCATATCCTTCGTGGGTATTAAGGGAACTTCAGCTACAGAAAAGGCAATAACAGTTGCCTGCAGCGATAGCTGCCCCTGTAGAAAGTTGTACTTGGAAGATGTTCAACTAACTTCATTTTCTGGGGATCCGATAACATCTTTTTGCTGGGAGGCATATGGCTCATCCTCAGGTTTAAATTATCCGCCTCCTTGCTTTTCCTGTAATGACAGCATTCTTCAGCCAACAGTTTTATCCAACTGGAGTCAATCGATATGA